Sequence from the Caldisericaceae bacterium genome:
TACAGGTGTGCCAAAAGACCTACTTGAATATTCGGATATCCTCGTTATTAATTTTTCAGGAGAGATTATTGAGGGTGAGCGTAAACCAACTTCAGAAATGTTATTCCACATCAAGATTTACAAGGTAAGGGAAGATGTAAATGCGATCATCCATGCTCATCCACCTTTTGCAACGGGGTTTGCTATCGCGCACTATCCTATTCCTATAAATATCCATGAAGAATCGTCTTTAATTTTAGGAGATGTGCCTGTTGTCCCGTATGAATTAACTGCCTCTATGGATCTTGCTGAAAACATTGGAAGATTGGTAAAAGACCACAACGCTTTACTTCTTGCTAATCATGGTGCTTTAACAGTTGGCGA
This genomic interval carries:
- a CDS encoding class II aldolase/adducin family protein; translated protein: MKRQIKEDIALIGKRLYEHELNGSYGGNFSVRDGDYIYITPTGVPKDLLEYSDILVINFSGEIIEGERKPTSEMLFHIKIYKVREDVNAIIHAHPPFATGFAIAHYPIPINIHEESSLILGDVPVVPYELTASMDLAENIGRLVKDHNALLLANHGALTVGEDLERAFRRMEELENICKMLTVAQLLGGPKHIPDDKLTQLMELKKKRGL